One Saccharopolyspora erythraea NRRL 2338 genomic region harbors:
- a CDS encoding ABC transporter permease, producing MLAAHTRIEALLILRHGEQALLTLIIPLALLIGLSTLHIGTVPEPRVDSVMPRILALAVMSTAFTGQAIALGFDRRYGVIKRLSATALPRWVLISGRVLATLVVVALQAVVLGVAAALLGWTPSPVGLLAAVPLLVLGTLAFGAAGVLVGGTLRAEIVLALANAVWFVLLLAGGLALPASDLPGPLSAIAGLLPSGALAESLDAALVHGALPGPQPVVVLLVWGAVAGWVASRTTKLT from the coding sequence ATGCTGGCCGCGCACACCCGCATCGAGGCGCTGCTCATCCTGCGCCACGGCGAGCAGGCGCTACTGACGCTGATCATCCCGCTGGCGCTGCTGATCGGCCTGAGCACGCTGCACATCGGCACGGTGCCGGAGCCGCGCGTCGACTCGGTGATGCCGCGCATCCTCGCGCTGGCGGTCATGTCGACGGCGTTCACCGGCCAGGCGATCGCGCTGGGCTTCGACCGCCGCTACGGGGTGATCAAGCGGCTGTCGGCCACCGCGCTGCCCCGCTGGGTGCTGATCTCCGGTCGCGTGCTGGCGACGCTGGTGGTCGTCGCGCTGCAGGCGGTGGTGCTCGGGGTCGCCGCCGCGCTGCTGGGCTGGACGCCCTCGCCGGTCGGGCTGCTGGCCGCGGTGCCGCTGCTGGTCCTGGGAACGCTGGCCTTCGGCGCGGCCGGGGTGCTGGTAGGCGGGACGCTGCGGGCCGAGATCGTGCTCGCGCTGGCCAACGCGGTCTGGTTCGTGCTGCTGCTCGCGGGCGGCCTGGCGCTGCCCGCGTCGGACCTGCCCGGGCCGCTGTCGGCGATCGCCGGGCTGCTGCCCTCGGGCGCGCTCGCCGAGTCGCTGGACGCCGCGCTCGTGCACGGTGCCCTGCCCGGCCCGCAGCCGGTCGTCGTCCTCCTCGTCTGGGGCGCGGTGGCGGGCTGGGTCGCGAGCCGGACCACGAAGCTCACCTGA
- a CDS encoding ABC transporter ATP-binding protein translates to MSNADSPAVELRGLRKRFGGTVAVDGLDLRLERGHVLALLGPNGAGKTTTVEICEGFQRPDDGSVRVLGLDPAAQGEALRPRIGVMPQGGGAYPGVRADEMLRLVASCTADPLDPAWLLETLGLGSVGRTPYKRLSGGQQQRLSLACALVGRPELVFLDEPTAGMDPQARRLVWELVSALRRDGVSVLLTTHLMDEAEALADRVVIVDHGRAVAEGTAAELTAPEDGLQELRFRSQSSLELDLLLSALPEGCQATEPRAGEYVIRGVIDPQVVSTVTAWCARHGVLAQELRVGKRSLEDVFLELTGRELRS, encoded by the coding sequence GTGAGCAACGCCGACAGTCCGGCCGTCGAGCTGCGTGGGCTGAGGAAGCGCTTCGGCGGCACGGTCGCCGTCGACGGCCTCGACCTGCGCCTGGAACGCGGCCACGTGCTGGCGCTCCTGGGCCCCAACGGTGCGGGCAAGACCACCACCGTGGAGATCTGCGAGGGCTTCCAGCGACCCGACGACGGGTCGGTCCGCGTGCTCGGCCTCGATCCCGCCGCGCAGGGCGAGGCGCTGCGCCCCCGCATCGGCGTGATGCCGCAGGGCGGCGGCGCCTACCCGGGCGTGCGGGCCGACGAGATGCTGCGGCTGGTCGCCTCCTGCACGGCCGACCCGCTGGACCCGGCGTGGCTGCTGGAGACCCTCGGCCTCGGATCGGTGGGCCGGACCCCCTACAAGCGGCTCTCCGGCGGTCAGCAGCAGCGGCTGTCGCTGGCGTGCGCCCTGGTCGGCCGCCCGGAGCTGGTGTTCCTGGACGAGCCCACCGCCGGTATGGACCCGCAGGCGCGGCGGCTGGTGTGGGAGCTGGTGTCGGCGCTGCGGCGCGACGGCGTGAGCGTGCTGCTGACCACGCACCTGATGGACGAGGCCGAGGCGCTGGCCGACCGGGTCGTCATCGTCGACCACGGCCGGGCGGTGGCCGAGGGCACCGCGGCCGAGCTGACCGCGCCCGAGGACGGCCTGCAGGAGCTGCGGTTCCGCTCGCAGTCGTCGCTGGAGCTGGACCTGCTGCTCTCGGCGCTGCCGGAGGGCTGCCAGGCCACCGAGCCGCGCGCCGGCGAGTACGTCATCCGCGGCGTCATCGACCCGCAGGTGGTCTCCACCGTGACCGCCTGGTGCGCCCGCCACGGCGTGCTCGCCCAGGAGCTGCGCGTCGGCAAGCGCAGCCTGGAGGACGTTTTCCTGGAACTGACCGGACGGGAGCTCCGATCGTGA